One Alnus glutinosa chromosome 13, dhAlnGlut1.1, whole genome shotgun sequence genomic window, TTTAACCATTTTTTGAAAAGTGGATGTATCTTTTTCTATCATTATCAATGGGTAGCCTTCAGGGTTTTTTAGTAGTTCACGAGGTCTACGACAAGGAGACCCTTTGTCTTTGTTACTGTTTGTGTTGGTGATGGAAGCTTTAAGCCGTATGCTATGGTTGAAAGTGGGCGTCTCTTTGGGTTCTCTGTGGGCTTAAGATATTCGTAGGCTATGAttgtttttcatttattatttgctGATGATACCTTGATTTTCTGCGATCCTAATGTCGAACAATTCCGAGATCTGAGATGTTTGTTGCTATGTTTTGAAGCGGTTTCAGGATTGAAAATCAATGTCTAAATCTGAGATTGTTCCTGTAGGTGATGTAGGGGATGTGGAGGAATTGGCCATTATTCTTGGGTGCGGTGTGGCTTCGCTTCCTataaagtatttgggtcttccctTTGGTACTAAGTATAAAAATTCTAATATTTGGAATAGCATTATTGAGAGGATGGAAAATAGATTAGCAGGGTGGAAGAGATTGTATTTATCAAAGGGTGGGAGGTTAACTTTGATGAATAGTACTCTTTTGAGTTTAcctacatattttttttgtctctcttccctattccaATGGGAGTGGCTAATTGTTTAGAAAAACTTTAGAGGGATTTCCTTTAGAGTGGTATTGGAGATCagtttaaatttcatttggttaattggtcTACGATTTGTACATCGAAAGTTTCGGGGGGGTTAGGAGTGAGAAATATGATTCGGTTTAATAGAGCTTTGATGGGCAAATGGCTATGGAGGTTTGCTTTGGAAAAGGATGctctttggagaaaggtggtaGCTATTAAATATGGGAgtatgaggggtggttggtgctctaaggaggttgggggttcttttgGAGTAGGAGTATGGAAATGTGTTAGAACACTaatagcagttaccctataatggttcccttccctatatataggaaaaatttcagaaaaaaccacaaaatagcTCTCACAGCAGATACCCTAAATATACATGAGGgccttgggtagctacagtaattccctatgtattgggtagcactgtagctacccaatggATTATTATTATCCTAAAAATTCGTTCTCTCTCTCACGTCTCTCAATACACGCAAATCGCAATCCctatctcctcctcctcttcttcttcgttcAAGCATCTCTCCTCCTCACTAGTTCAAGCACCGTCGCCTCACCTCCTCACATCAATTCTCTTTTTTCACACAGAAATCCCATTCTCTCTTTGTCTCCATCGATCTCTCTCTGGGTTACCTCATTCTCGCCTCGATCTCTCTCCACGTCATTTCTCTCTCGTTCTCTCATCTCACTCTCTGGTGCTCTCAGTGAAATAGGGGATGGGTTTCATTTCTTAACGCTCCGCAAAACGCTCCAACTCGAGAAAGGGTGGATCGCCTAGACATTTTGCCTTGCTTGCATCTCTGCAACCTCTCTGGGTTACCTCCTCCGCCGAATCCAACGGTGTTCTCTTATTCTCTGGCGGCTCCATTATAGAACAAAACAAGTGGCTGCTTCTGgaatcaagaaaaggaaaacaaaaaaatgaataaaaaaataaaagtaggaaagagaaaaaaaaaataaaaaataaaaaagagtaaaaaagagtatttaattgatatatggaaagttaagggaatctattgtgagatggttttttatagggaagtaaaaagtagttttgttccctaaatttagggaaaatggttgggcatctgctgctagtgctcttaggaGAGGATGGAATGCTTTTGCAGCTCATGTGATATATGAGGTCGGGGATGGTtataaagtctttttttttgcatgatgtgtggtgtggggagttATCTTCGAAGACTTTTTTTCCAGAGCTGTTTCTTATTGCATGTGGCAAGGATGCATGGGTGGCGGAGAATctgcagagacaaaatggcacaattctgtggaatattttgtttactcGACATGTACATGACTGGGAGGTGAAAGTGGTTACTAGATTTTTTGAAATGTTATATTCTCTTAAAGTAGGGTGTGAAGGAGAgcataaaatttgttggattcctGCGCGTAGAAAATCATTTGAAGTAAAGTCTTACTATTAGTTTTTATCTATTCCTATACAGTCTTCTTTTCCATGGAAAAGTATTTTGAAAGTTAAGGTTCCCCTTAGAGTGgttttctttgtgtggacggcgactttagggaaaattctAACTTCGGACAATTTcgaaagaggaatattattgtgatggactggtgctatatgtgtaagacttTTGAAAagtccattgatcatttgttcctgcattgtatggttgctacagaattgtggagTACGTTCTTGCAGCTGTTTGGTGTTGTGTGAGTAATGCCGCGATCAGTGAAAGAGATGtggagttggagggggcaaaagggcAACCGAACGTTGATGCTTATTTGGTGAATGGCTCCGTTGTGTTTGATGTAGTGTATATGAATGGAACGGAATGCAcgcagttttgaagattgtgagactgatttgattaatttgaaaaagttggtgatacaaaccttgtttatgtggagagtgaAGATACAATCTATATCTAAGTGTTTTTATTCTAATTTTCTAGATATGTGgtctcttttctctttgaatTAGGGGTATCATGTATACATCTTGTGTAttatgggttgcgcccctctgcgctttttgaaatatactttacttataaataaattattatttttttttaaaaaaaaaaaaaaacatggtgaTAGTTTCCTTAATGGAATTTGCACATTTAGTGTCATCTCGTTTGTTATATTATTAGCTTTCTTAGTATATTATTTGGTTTCTTAGTTACCCTACTTCACCCTTTCTATTTGctcatttgttatttttgctcTTATTATCTGTGTCAGTGCTACGATGGCCATCTATGATGTTGTACAGCTCGTGAGGGCTGATGTTTCCACAGTTGCACTTGGCATATCAGCATCAACAGCTTCCATAATCCTTGGTGGTGGCACTAAAGGGAAGCGGCTGGCAATGCCCAATACACGGATCATGATTCATCAACCTCTCGGAGGTGCTAGCGGCCAAGCACTAGATGTGGAAATTCAAGCCCGAGAAGTGATGCATAATAAGAATAATGTCACAAGAATAATTTCAGGATCCACCGGTCGCTCATTCGAACAAGTCCAGAAAGATATCGATAGGGATCGTTACATGTCCCCTATAGAAGCAGTTGAATATGGAATAATTGATGGAGTAATTGATAGAGATAGCATTATTCCTCTAGCTCCTGTGCCTGAAAAGGTGAAAGCAAGACTGAGTTATGAGGAAATCAGTAAAGATCCAAGGAAATTCTTGACACCTGATGTTCCAGATGATGAGATATACTAGCTTTGGGTGTAATATTCTTACTATTATTCCTTTGTGCTATTAATTTGTCTACAACTTTAAGCTGAGGTAACTTACAATTAAGAGATTCTGCAATTGTAGTGACGAAGTCTTgttagatttaaaatttttggaGTTATTTGCTTTAGCTCTTTGACTGTTGAAGAAAGTTTTAGAAAGAACTTATTATTAGGGTTGTTTTGGTTGCATGTCATGTTTGGCTACTTTCCAGCCCCCCTTTTTTGGCCTTCTAACGGTAAACTGGGCAAGGGCAATGTGATGGGTAGACAGACTTAATATTTACAAGGATTGTGTGGAACTGTAAATACTTATCGAAACTCTTTCAAAGTCTTCTCACAATTTTCGAAACTTCTATCATTCCTTTATTTCAGTAGACACCACAAGAAGCATCAAGGCACCATATGTTACACAGTAGCATTCTGAGCACTCTTGAAAGTCCACTAACACGCATATAAGTCGATTACCAGTCTAGGCATAACCCTAGACAACCTAAATCAATTGAAGAAGACATCTCATAAGGAACCAACCACCTCACAATGGGGAAGAAGATATTCCATGGACTCTCCatttattttacaaatataaCACGTATCAACCACAATGATTGTCGTTTCCTCATTATCCATGGGAAGGATCTTTTCTAGGGTTgccaaccaagcaaaaaaagccGCCTTCAAATGACACCTTAGTCcgccaaacactcttccaagtGAAACATAAGTCATCCTTGAGAACCAATATACTGTAGAAGGATCTAACAACAAACAAAACCTCTTTTGTAGGGGACCCACCAAAGCTTATCTTCACTTTCTCGTCTCACTCTACCTAAATACAACACCTTGAAAAAAGAGGCAAAGTGTAACACCCcggaaaattaattaactagttaTTAATTTCACAGTTCACCTTCCAATCATATTCCATAAGGAATAAGACTCAAGGATCTCTActccttaaaaagaaaatactacaTAGTGGAAACGTAAGATATTTTATCAAGAATAATTACAATAAGATCATCTATTAAGAGTCATCACGTTAACTAAAATCACAATATACATATTATCGATATAAAACATCAAAACTAAACTTTAATACATAGCCTCAAATGCTAAGTCTATAACATCACCCAAAAGTAACAATTACCATGAACGGCCTTTAAAATCATGTAATCAGTCCTCAAGCATAACTAGATCAATACCACTATGCCAAACAGCCGCATCTACTTTGAGGTCCATCTCGAATCCAACATTTAAAGGTGGTCAAGCTATAAAACATCACATGTTTTATACgtggaaaagatacaagcgtTAGTTCACAACTTAATGAGTATAATACACATAGTGTACAAGTTATCATGCGATGAACTCAGTTATCTATAAATTACATACATAAATGCAACATTACATTTCATCATTTGACAATGTCATCATGGATGcagtataaatataatatatgctaCAATAAGATAATCATGTCATACCTCAACACTAATATTCTACCCGAGATATCGACCCTTTCTTGGTGGGGTTGGCGTTGTCCTtagggacctgtaatacaatattGGTGCCCCGCACATTGTATCCTACCGTCAGCCATTAGTAGTTCGAACGAGTCCGGCCTCGGGTGGCCCATGCTGCTAATGATGACTGTTTATAGTGGCCACCAATCAAATTTGGTTGCACCGGCCATAAGAATCATTGGATGGAAggccaaacataaaaaataaacctTTAACCATAGGGTTAACCTGTATAATAGTAAACCCATGGGCGCTTTCCCGGACGTAttggtgtaccatgtcataggatgcaatttaatattcatcgtctttttacatgcatgcctttataaactcatcattttcattatcttgttatctagcactcattttcacaaattaGAGTACACAATAATAAAAAGTGTATTTCATGAGAGTTGTATATATGCatgtttggtacacaaaataagCATGctatgcaaaaataataataataagtgttcatatgagtttttactcacttgtatcaTAAGGCTCCTCCGTAAAGTCCTCCCGAGGCTCCACAGCCTCGAAATCTGTAAAAGGACCTATCATTAGTCTTAATCTCAAGCTAAAACTAGTCCTAAGTTCTAATATGCTCAAAATAGGTCTTCTGCCTGACCATCAAACATTCAGTCATGGAGGGTCAAACGTTGGGTGCTTGGCAGAAACCAATTTTCGAACCAAAACCCAACCAAGCCAATTCTAGGCAAGTCCTAAGGTCTTAACATGATCTATAACAAAGTCCTAAGCCACAATAACATCCTCATACAACACATGGTATGTCTAATCTCAGCAACACATTAAACCATCGCTAAGCTAATGTTAAGGCCAAAAAAATCATCTAGGTGCTTAAACCTACGAGCTTATGCTATAAAAACAAACCAACAAcataacaacaacaaatatACGAGTTGGGTTAGGAAAGTTACCTcatttgaagaacaagaaccGAGAGAGCTCATTTTCTCTCTCCAAATCAGTCTCTCACTCTTACTAGGAATGCCAAGTAATAGAGAGGCGAAATGGAGGTGAAAGGAGTGTGCGGTGAGATATTTATAAGGAAGAAAAGAGCTTAGGATAAGGATTATATGATTTTTGCAGTATTGCCACCTGTTGAACTTTCATGTACTATTAGGGTTTCTTCGAATGTTCGGTGTATGAATCGAACATTCGATGTACAATCTAACATACATACCAAACGGGTGGGTTGTACTTTCTAATATATGGTCAACTGTACAAATGACAAACGTTTGAACGTTCAGGCATCCAACATCGAATGTTCGACATTGGGGTTTGACTTGAACATTCGGCTATACCCCTTCAAATGTTCCACCATGAACAAAAGTCAGCATTTTCACTTTCAATAAACCCTAACGAATCTTAACAACCCATTAACTCATCCAAAGCTCAATCAACCATAATTAATGATCGGGGTATTACACAAAGACAtacacctcccaatcatgagctaTTCTAGCATAACTTGCATTCCACTGAGTGAAGCCACTCGAGAAATCTGAGTGTGACGCAACAAAAGAATCTTTCACACACTCAATGCCAAATAAATCTCGAAAGGCGTCCTTAAGAGCCAAATTCACACATGACAGATCATGCCATAAACTAACCTTGGTGCTATTTCCCACCTCAAATTTGGTATGGATATAGAACTTCCCACCTCGTACGTCCCATGaggctcattagaacaccaccctcccTACGAACCACCAAATTTAGCGTCTACCACCACCTTTCACCAAACCTCTCTCTCATGTACATAGCGCCATAACCATTTCCTTAAGAAAGCTCTATTGAATATCAACAAGTTCCGAACCCCCAATCATCCTTCAGAGattggagaacaaaccttgggcCAACTTACCatgtgatatttgaactcttcacatAGCCCACCCATAGGAAATCACATTGAAACTTCTGAGTATGGTTTGCAACACTCCCGAGAAGAGGAAAAAGGAGCATGAAATCCTTACGTAAATTGGAAAATGTACTTTTTATAAGGGTAGTCCTAGCACTcttagacaaatacatcatttttcaataaGCTAGGCGACACTCCATATTTTCAATAACGTTGTTCTGAATAGACTTGGCCTTATAGGAGGCCTCCAACAGAAGACCAAGATATTTCAACGCCAAAGGGAAAACCCCAGAACCATAATATATGTCAATCCATCTACGTCAACATCACCCAAGGGAACGAATGTTGACTTAGCAAAATTAACCTTCAAGTTCGAgataacttcaaaacataaaaacgaGTACCGTAAATGTCGTAGATGATCTATGAAAGTTCTACtgaaaatcaaagtatcatctacAAACAGAAGATGAGAGTTGTCCATCCCTGTCCCCATCGAGAAACCAAATAATAGTCCCATTCACTGTAGCAAAAATCATTCTACCCAACCCCCCATCACAATGACGAACAACAAAGGGGACAAAAGGTCCCATTGTCTCAAGCCACGTGAGCTACAAAAAAAACTAATGGAAGTGTTGTTCACCAAGACTAAGAATCGCACCGTAAAAATACAATGAACTATCCAAGAGCACCACTTACCACAAAACCACAAATCCTCATAATGTACatcagaaaatcccaattaacatgatcatatgaTTTTTCCAAGTCTAGCTTGTAGAGTGCACCTGGCTCTCCAGATCTTAttctactatcaaggcattcgtTGGCAATAAGAAGAAAATCTAGGATCTACCAACCCCGAACAAATGCATTGTGCAACttagaaataatcttctccaacaTCGTCTTTAGCTTGTTTGCCAAAATCTTAgcaataattttataaatgtcaCTTACAAGGCTAATCAGGTGGAAGTATTTAGGATTAACTGTTCTTGGAATCTTCCGAATGAGGACAATGAATGTAGCATAAAGATTCCTTTCGAACTTACCACTAGTATAGAAGTTACGAAAGACCTTCATAATGTGTACTTTTAACACATCCCAATAAGCTTAGAAGAACGCTATAGAGAAACCGTCAGAGTTTggtgtatttaatttaaataatgaaatagtttttttattattattatttcaagtgaaatagagaggatGATGTGATGGAATAGATGATACACCTAAAGACTAGGAAACCTGACTCAAAGCATAGTGTATAGTTTAAGTGAATCCCAATACAATAAATTACACCATGTTGCACCAAATAGGTCGGACAGAAGTGGACTGCCAAAGGGCTACAAAGAAAATGCGAGATGTCCAAGCTCACTTATACAATCAACTCTAAATGGGCCTTGAAAAGATTAATAGCATATATTGGTCAAACAGTTGACACTatgatttgaatttgaaaattttactttcaatgCCGGGAAAAAATTGGTCAGTGATCTAGTTTTATGGATTTTATGGAAGAAATAGgtgatgagaaatgctacacatattttttatttttacatttttaagtgcatatttttttacttactctgaaaatcatcattcaattTTAGacaaatcattattaaattttggacCCAATTATAATTTTCAGTGTCAAATTAGAGAGTGTGCACTTTGGAGTGTAGAAGTAGAAgtttgtgtagcatttctcatagatTATATTGCTCAAAGAGTTGAATACATGAGTAATGTTGTATATCATTTCTATGAATACATTATCTTAATGTACGGGTGTACAAGCAATTAGGGTTAGCGATTGTTACCTCTAACCTCCAAACACAACCACCTTAGGCAGTTTTGAAATAACTGTTGGTTAGATGTTATAGAAACTTATAATCGCAccacataactttttttttttttttaaattggccTATTTTGATGTTTTGGACCTTCCTTGTTTTGggcattttttaaataagtagaaggctttaaaatataacaaaggtcaagaatattattattattattattattattattattattattatgaataaaaatcaatttcattaaattcaataTGAAAACCCTATATCAAACGGCACCAAAATGATGTTGTTTTGTAT contains:
- the LOC133854302 gene encoding ATP-dependent Clp protease proteolytic subunit 4, chloroplastic — translated: MDLLSVSSSSSSTSLLCPHFLSRSKPSHHFSSFNPPKSSTPRAFIHNSLHTAAPKSLALGLAFETRQREQPHVTFQPSGVSSQAPATATRGAEADAMGLLLRERIVFLGSQIDDFVADTIISQLLLLDAQDHTKDIRLFINSPGGALSATMAIYDVVQLVRADVSTVALGISASTASIILGGGTKGKRLAMPNTRIMIHQPLGGASGQALDVEIQAREVMHNKNNVTRIISGSTGRSFEQVQKDIDRDRYMSPIEAVEYGIIDGVIDRDSIIPLAPVPEKVKARLSYEEISKDPRKFLTPDVPDDEIY